A single window of Flavobacterium aestivum DNA harbors:
- a CDS encoding NCS2 family permease — translation MDKIQYYFKIKERKTSIKQEASGGLVTFLSMAYIIFVNPNILSMTGMPKDALISVTCIAAIFGTLLVGIWAKVPFAMAPGMGLNAMFAFTLVLGQGVSWQDALGVVFLSGVFFTIISFFGVRHKIVEAIPPSLQIAMGCGVGFFIAFIGFKQLGLIVAHPDTLVTLGKFTPALIIGLITLFTTVILEIYKIKGAILIGIIIGTCLGIGFDPNVHLPTHIFSLPPTITPIFGQLNILGVLKLSFASAIFSFLFVSLFDSIGTAIACSYEAKLVGKNGKMPHLKKVLEADGIATMCSGILGTSNTVVYIESATGIANGAKTGLSSVFVALFFFLALFVSPIIGIVPAYATAPALVLVGIYMSKHLSKINFDDLNMGVPAFLTMVMMPLTYSISNGIAYGFTSYIILAFFTKRTKEVTPMMWGIGLFSILSIIITQMK, via the coding sequence ATGGATAAAATACAATATTACTTCAAAATAAAAGAACGTAAAACTTCAATAAAGCAAGAAGCTTCAGGTGGTTTGGTTACTTTTTTGTCTATGGCTTACATCATTTTTGTAAACCCAAACATACTATCTATGACTGGTATGCCCAAAGACGCGCTCATATCGGTTACTTGTATTGCTGCTATTTTTGGTACCCTATTAGTCGGGATATGGGCTAAAGTCCCTTTTGCAATGGCTCCTGGAATGGGACTAAACGCCATGTTTGCCTTTACTTTAGTTCTTGGTCAAGGTGTTTCCTGGCAAGATGCTTTGGGAGTTGTTTTTCTTTCGGGGGTATTTTTTACAATTATATCTTTTTTTGGTGTTCGACATAAAATTGTAGAAGCCATTCCTCCCTCCTTGCAAATTGCAATGGGATGTGGTGTTGGCTTTTTTATTGCCTTTATTGGGTTTAAGCAATTAGGACTTATTGTTGCTCATCCAGATACTTTAGTCACATTAGGAAAATTTACTCCTGCCCTGATTATAGGTTTGATCACTTTGTTTACAACAGTAATTTTAGAAATTTACAAAATAAAAGGTGCTATTTTGATCGGAATCATAATAGGAACTTGTTTAGGAATTGGCTTTGACCCTAATGTTCATTTGCCAACTCATATTTTCTCCTTACCACCAACCATCACTCCTATTTTTGGACAATTAAATATTTTGGGAGTCTTAAAATTAAGCTTTGCTTCGGCCATTTTTTCTTTCCTTTTTGTAAGCTTATTTGATTCTATTGGAACTGCAATCGCTTGTTCATATGAAGCCAAACTGGTTGGTAAAAATGGTAAAATGCCTCATCTTAAAAAAGTATTAGAAGCTGATGGTATTGCAACTATGTGCAGTGGTATTTTAGGCACAAGTAACACTGTAGTGTATATTGAATCTGCAACAGGAATTGCCAATGGAGCAAAAACCGGTTTAAGTTCTGTATTTGTAGCACTGTTTTTCTTTTTGGCTTTATTTGTTTCTCCAATTATAGGAATCGTTCCTGCTTATGCAACTGCTCCGGCTCTGGTCCTAGTTGGAATTTATATGTCCAAGCATTTATCAAAAATCAATTTTGACGATTTAAACATGGGTGTTCCTGCATTTTTGACAATGGTTATGATGCCTCTCACTTATAGCATTAGCAACGGGATAGCTTATGGTTTTACCTCTTATATTATTCTCGCTTTTTTTACTAAAAGAACCAAAGAAGTAACTCCAATGATGTGGGGAATTGGTTTATTTTCAATCCTGAGTATTATAATTACTCAAATGAAATAA
- a CDS encoding T9SS type A sorting domain-containing protein — protein sequence MKTRLLIVFAFCTFNLFSQNNLAPNGGFETWTNSATLSNWIIENNVTQNTTYFTEGSKSAQLSIANSTTKPKITAQVPMIAGKTYTVKFKYKYIGSNYGGDHPISLNISQNGSATTLSSSTFATNNNWTVKETTFTPDQNLSYDFSISLFTFDDAAFSVLIDDVQVYTEQYTLIPDVNFESKLIALGIDSGATDGKVLTNNINKLTSLNVFSSSIADLTGIQDFVALQSLDCQKNNLTTLDLSKNEKLTDINCSTNKLTNFINTSNPGLESLYCNSNQLTSLDVTKNASLTNLSFSSNKITTIDISSNNLLMELWCNSNLLSELNITNNPSLTKLNCGKNKLTSLNTAKNINLTDLYCHYNQITNIDVSQNTKLVSFMCHFNELTSIDVSNNPKLDLFDCLNNKITSLDISKNPLITELACENNQLTYLNLKNGANTILNLTYSNFVNNPNLTCIQVDDVAYSNAKWSAKKDATATYSSTCSKLGIEDSVFDKIAIYPNPAKGELHIDNIILEKATIYDALGKLVKTTSFTSGDNNNTIHLTGLSKGIYYIYLKSEGNNTAKKIIVE from the coding sequence ATGAAAACAAGATTACTTATCGTATTTGCATTTTGCACTTTTAATCTATTCTCCCAAAACAATTTAGCTCCAAACGGCGGATTCGAAACTTGGACGAATAGTGCAACATTGTCCAACTGGATAATTGAGAATAATGTGACCCAAAACACTACCTATTTTACCGAAGGTAGCAAAAGTGCACAGTTGTCTATAGCTAATAGCACCACTAAACCAAAAATCACAGCTCAAGTCCCTATGATCGCTGGAAAAACTTATACTGTAAAATTTAAATATAAGTATATTGGCTCAAATTATGGCGGTGATCACCCTATAAGTTTAAATATTAGCCAAAACGGGAGTGCTACAACACTATCCAGCAGTACTTTTGCAACAAACAACAATTGGACTGTAAAAGAAACCACTTTTACACCAGACCAAAACTTGTCGTATGACTTTAGCATTTCCTTGTTTACTTTTGATGATGCAGCATTCAGTGTCTTGATCGATGATGTGCAAGTTTACACTGAGCAGTATACTCTTATCCCAGATGTGAATTTTGAAAGTAAATTAATTGCATTAGGAATTGATTCTGGAGCCACTGATGGGAAAGTGTTAACCAATAACATTAATAAACTAACTTCATTAAATGTTTTTTCTAGTTCTATTGCGGACTTAACAGGGATTCAGGATTTTGTTGCTTTGCAATCACTAGACTGTCAAAAAAACAATTTAACTACTTTAGATCTTTCTAAAAACGAAAAACTAACAGATATAAATTGTTCTACAAATAAATTAACAAATTTCATCAACACTAGTAATCCAGGTCTGGAAAGTTTATACTGCAATTCAAATCAGTTAACTTCGCTTGATGTTACTAAAAACGCATCGTTGACAAATTTATCTTTTAGCTCAAATAAGATAACTACTATTGATATTTCATCAAATAATTTGTTAATGGAATTATGGTGTAATTCAAACTTACTTTCTGAATTAAATATTACGAATAATCCATCTCTAACTAAATTAAATTGCGGGAAGAACAAATTAACGTCCTTAAATACTGCAAAAAACATAAATTTAACAGACCTCTATTGCCATTACAACCAAATAACAAATATAGATGTCTCTCAGAATACAAAGTTAGTATCGTTTATGTGCCATTTTAATGAGCTTACATCTATTGATGTCTCAAATAATCCAAAGTTAGATCTATTCGATTGTTTAAACAATAAAATCACAAGCCTTGACATTTCTAAAAATCCATTGATCACAGAATTAGCATGCGAAAACAATCAGTTAACCTACTTAAATCTAAAAAATGGTGCAAATACCATTTTAAATCTAACGTACTCTAATTTTGTGAACAACCCTAATCTTACTTGTATTCAGGTGGATGATGTGGCATATTCAAATGCCAAATGGTCAGCAAAAAAAGACGCAACTGCAACCTATTCGTCAACTTGTTCCAAATTAGGAATTGAAGATTCTGTTTTTGATAAAATTGCTATTTATCCAAATCCAGCCAAAGGAGAATTACACATTGATAATATTATTCTTGAGAAAGCAACCATTTATGATGCATTAGGAAAATTAGTCAAAACAACCTCATTTACTTCTGGAGATAATAACAACACCATACACTTAACTGGACTATCAAAAGGTATTTACTATATTTATTTAAAAAGCGAAGGAAATAATACCGCAAAAAAAATTATAGTGGAATAG
- a CDS encoding S8 family peptidase: protein MKKINLTSLALLAALSLCLSTNAQTSTTYVAKKGKLNEPELQRWSHLDLAKDSIPGMSVDKAYAELLKGKKGVKVVVGIVDSGVDIDHEDLKAVVWTNKKEIAGNGIDDDKNGYIDDIHGWNFLGGAGKETLEMTRIIKKGDDGSATYKSALAAYNEKYNKALQDKQQVDFLTATDKAIQKHLNKENYTIEDLNGIVTTDPDLSKSKMIMTRILTNAGPTFRTEIEDYGKYVYDQLNYNLNKEFDGRKIVGDNPEDIKNTKYGNNIVYGPDKEEALHGTHVAGIIAQVRGNNIGGDGVADNVEIMAVRAVPDGDEYDKDIALAIRYAVDNGAKVINGSFGKSYSPHKQWVFDAIKYAEKKDVLFVHAAGNDGNNIDLDENTNFPNDSEDNKKEFASNVLTVGALNNGYGESVIAPFSNYGTLNVDVFAPGDEIYATIPNNKYKYLQGTSMAAPNAAGVAALIRSYYPKLSAKQVKQILMESGTPLPATVLLGEKQESNKAVNSSKSGKMVNAYNALLMAEKMSKK from the coding sequence ATGAAAAAAATAAATCTAACTTCATTAGCATTACTTGCGGCTTTGTCATTATGTCTTTCGACCAATGCGCAAACATCAACGACTTATGTTGCGAAAAAAGGAAAATTGAATGAACCAGAATTGCAAAGATGGTCTCATCTGGATTTAGCCAAAGACAGTATTCCTGGAATGAGTGTTGATAAAGCTTATGCCGAATTACTAAAAGGTAAAAAAGGCGTTAAAGTAGTTGTTGGTATAGTAGATTCTGGTGTTGATATTGACCATGAAGATTTGAAAGCAGTAGTTTGGACCAATAAAAAAGAGATAGCCGGAAACGGAATTGATGACGATAAAAACGGTTATATTGATGATATTCACGGTTGGAACTTTTTAGGCGGTGCTGGAAAAGAAACTCTTGAAATGACCCGAATCATAAAAAAAGGGGATGACGGATCTGCAACTTATAAAAGTGCATTGGCTGCTTATAATGAAAAATACAACAAAGCATTACAAGACAAACAACAAGTTGATTTCTTGACTGCGACCGATAAAGCCATTCAAAAACATTTGAATAAAGAAAATTATACTATTGAAGATTTGAACGGAATTGTAACTACAGATCCTGATTTGTCTAAAAGTAAAATGATCATGACTCGTATCTTGACCAATGCCGGACCAACTTTTAGAACAGAAATCGAAGATTACGGAAAATACGTTTACGATCAATTGAACTATAATTTGAATAAAGAGTTTGATGGCAGAAAAATTGTAGGCGATAATCCGGAGGATATTAAAAATACCAAATATGGTAATAATATTGTTTATGGACCAGATAAAGAAGAAGCATTACACGGAACTCACGTTGCCGGAATTATTGCCCAAGTAAGAGGTAATAATATTGGTGGAGATGGAGTCGCTGATAATGTTGAGATTATGGCAGTAAGAGCCGTTCCAGATGGAGACGAATATGACAAAGATATTGCACTTGCAATTCGTTATGCTGTAGATAATGGAGCAAAAGTGATTAATGGTAGTTTTGGAAAAAGCTACTCACCACACAAACAATGGGTTTTTGATGCTATCAAATATGCTGAAAAGAAAGACGTTTTGTTTGTACATGCCGCTGGAAATGATGGAAACAATATCGATTTAGACGAAAATACAAACTTCCCAAATGACTCCGAAGACAATAAAAAAGAATTTGCTTCGAATGTTTTGACTGTTGGTGCTTTGAATAATGGATATGGAGAAAGTGTAATTGCACCATTTTCAAATTATGGAACACTAAACGTAGATGTATTTGCTCCTGGAGACGAAATTTACGCAACGATTCCAAACAATAAATACAAATATTTACAAGGAACTTCTATGGCAGCACCAAATGCTGCTGGAGTAGCTGCCTTGATTCGTTCGTATTACCCAAAATTATCTGCTAAACAAGTAAAACAAATCTTGATGGAATCAGGAACACCACTTCCAGCCACAGTACTTTTGGGCGAAAAACAAGAATCGAATAAAGCAGTCAATTCTTCTAAATCAGGCAAAATGGTTAATGCTTATAATGCATTACTGATGGCTGAGAAAATGTCTAAGAAATAA
- a CDS encoding M1 family metallopeptidase, whose protein sequence is MRKLYLFVFFSVSLGNLFAQSSGYWQQHVDYKMDVTMDVKNYQYKGKQELIYTNNSPDTLKKVYYHLYTNAFQPGSEMDARLQTIKDPDGRMVTKIKVDGKDVKESRIKNLKPNEIGYLKISNFKQDGVVAVAKEVGTILEVTLAKPILPNSKTTFTLDFDGQVPVQIRRTGRNSVEGVELSMAQWYPKMAEFDFEGWHADPYIAREFHGVWGNFDVNITIDKDYTLGGSGYLQNPNEIGHGYQDAGVTVVYPKKAKTLTWHFIAPMVHDFTWAADKNYAHDIVKGPNNVDLHYLYKNVPAVAENWKKLEPLMVKVMDYYNKTVGDYPYKQYSFIQGGDGGMEYAMCTLMLGNGKLEGILGTATHEMGHSWFQHILASNESKHPWMDEGFTTYIEDSALNELKDKKEENPFKANYATYYKLVESGKEQPLSTHGDRYDENRSYSIASYVKGSIFLSQLIYVIGQDNLNKTLKKYYQDFKFKHPSPNDIKRTAEKVSGANLDWYLVDWTETLNTIDYGINEVKENGEKTTVTLERIGRMPMPIDLLVEYTDGTKESFYIPLRMMSFQKENPTPEINRTVLNDWAWAYPTFEFNISKPKATIKKITIDPSGLMADVKQSNNVYEVK, encoded by the coding sequence ATGCGCAAACTCTATTTATTTGTATTCTTTTCTGTAAGTCTTGGGAATCTATTTGCCCAAAGTTCGGGCTATTGGCAACAACATGTCGATTATAAAATGGACGTCACTATGGATGTCAAAAACTATCAGTACAAAGGGAAACAAGAACTGATTTACACCAATAATTCTCCAGATACGTTGAAGAAAGTATATTATCACTTATATACAAACGCTTTTCAACCAGGAAGCGAAATGGACGCTAGATTGCAAACTATCAAAGATCCAGATGGTCGTATGGTAACCAAAATAAAAGTTGATGGTAAAGACGTAAAAGAAAGCCGAATTAAAAATCTTAAACCGAATGAAATTGGGTATTTGAAAATTTCTAATTTCAAACAAGACGGTGTTGTAGCTGTTGCTAAAGAGGTAGGAACGATTCTGGAGGTAACTTTAGCGAAACCTATTTTGCCGAATTCAAAAACCACTTTTACTCTTGATTTTGATGGTCAAGTACCTGTTCAAATTCGTCGTACAGGACGCAATAGTGTAGAAGGAGTCGAATTATCGATGGCACAATGGTACCCAAAAATGGCTGAGTTTGATTTTGAAGGTTGGCACGCTGATCCTTACATTGCCAGAGAATTTCATGGCGTTTGGGGAAATTTTGATGTAAACATTACAATAGATAAGGACTATACTTTGGGAGGATCTGGTTATTTGCAAAACCCAAACGAAATAGGTCATGGTTATCAAGATGCTGGAGTTACAGTAGTTTATCCAAAAAAAGCAAAAACTTTGACTTGGCATTTTATAGCACCTATGGTACATGATTTTACTTGGGCTGCCGATAAAAATTATGCACACGATATAGTAAAGGGGCCTAATAATGTCGATCTACATTACCTTTATAAAAACGTACCAGCTGTAGCAGAAAATTGGAAAAAACTTGAGCCTTTGATGGTAAAGGTAATGGATTATTACAACAAAACTGTTGGTGATTATCCATACAAGCAATACTCATTTATACAAGGAGGAGATGGCGGAATGGAGTATGCAATGTGTACCTTAATGTTGGGTAACGGAAAACTTGAAGGAATTTTGGGAACCGCAACGCATGAGATGGGACATTCATGGTTTCAACATATTTTAGCATCCAACGAATCGAAACACCCTTGGATGGACGAAGGTTTTACAACCTACATCGAAGATTCTGCTCTAAATGAATTGAAAGATAAAAAGGAAGAAAACCCATTCAAAGCAAATTATGCAACATATTATAAATTAGTGGAATCAGGGAAAGAACAGCCACTATCTACGCACGGGGATCGTTATGATGAAAACCGTTCTTATAGTATTGCATCTTATGTAAAAGGAAGTATTTTCCTTTCGCAATTGATTTATGTTATAGGTCAGGACAATTTGAATAAAACCCTTAAGAAGTACTACCAAGATTTCAAATTCAAACACCCATCACCAAACGATATCAAGAGAACTGCCGAAAAAGTTTCGGGAGCCAACTTAGATTGGTACCTGGTAGACTGGACAGAAACATTAAATACTATCGATTATGGAATTAATGAGGTAAAGGAAAATGGAGAAAAAACAACTGTAACTTTAGAACGTATAGGTAGAATGCCAATGCCTATTGATTTATTGGTTGAATACACAGATGGTACCAAAGAAAGTTTTTACATCCCGTTGCGAATGATGAGTTTCCAAAAAGAAAATCCAACTCCAGAAATCAACAGAACGGTTCTTAACGATTGGGCTTGGGCATATCCTACTTTTGAGTTTAACATTTCAAAACCAAAAGCGACCATTAAGAAAATCACTATTGACCCAAGCGGTTTAATGGCTGATGTAAAACAAAGTAATAATGTTTATGAAGTGAAATAA
- a CDS encoding DUF418 domain-containing protein has product MDNTYQPIEDQKRTAIVDILRGWALLGVVIGNYIDFVYIGSSTSTIPNSPISNVLKEIIRYFFAAKSWTLLSILFGYGFAILINNVASKGKNPVSFFCWRMICLFILSFINSAIWLGDILKDYAFLGLILLLFYKSSAKTIIRTSILLFILTPFIHAFVNSITLILPDVNTDPKYLLLYHSGNLFDVFKFNLLGTYYGEILFLNYAITVHIVMFACMLLGFYAQKTNFFNRLHELKKQLKKIFFISLSVAVPLGVLFKIATINKASFLTYFNPVFWLIISTMLFIASGLCLLYINNKLKTIFSYFRFSGKMTLTNYMVQNILSLFIFSGIGMNISNTMPYWFYFVLAISVFTIQLFLSKWWLSKFNYGPVEWLWRVLSYRRIFPFKKVEESPVSVEVNSDVDQKKESILETVKY; this is encoded by the coding sequence ATGGACAATACCTATCAACCTATTGAAGATCAGAAAAGAACAGCAATTGTTGACATTCTAAGAGGATGGGCTTTGCTGGGTGTTGTAATTGGAAACTATATCGATTTTGTCTATATTGGATCATCGACTTCAACCATACCTAACAGTCCAATATCTAATGTACTTAAAGAAATAATCCGATATTTTTTTGCTGCAAAATCATGGACATTATTGAGTATTCTGTTTGGATATGGTTTTGCCATTCTTATTAATAATGTTGCCAGTAAAGGTAAAAATCCTGTTTCCTTTTTTTGCTGGAGAATGATTTGTCTTTTTATACTATCCTTTATTAACTCCGCTATTTGGCTGGGTGACATTTTAAAAGACTATGCTTTTTTGGGTCTTATATTACTTCTTTTTTATAAAAGTTCCGCAAAAACCATTATTAGAACTTCCATATTACTATTTATACTAACCCCTTTTATTCATGCTTTTGTTAACAGTATAACATTAATTTTACCAGATGTAAATACAGATCCTAAATACCTGCTATTGTATCATTCCGGGAACTTGTTTGATGTCTTTAAATTTAATTTGTTAGGTACTTATTATGGAGAAATACTTTTCTTGAATTATGCAATTACAGTTCATATCGTGATGTTTGCCTGCATGCTATTGGGATTTTATGCTCAAAAAACTAACTTTTTTAATCGTTTGCATGAATTGAAAAAACAATTAAAAAAAATATTTTTCATAAGCTTATCTGTTGCTGTTCCATTGGGCGTGTTATTTAAAATTGCAACAATTAATAAGGCTTCTTTTCTTACCTATTTTAATCCCGTTTTTTGGTTAATCATAAGCACCATGCTGTTTATTGCATCTGGGTTATGCTTGTTATATATCAATAATAAACTAAAAACAATTTTCAGCTATTTTAGATTTTCTGGCAAAATGACATTAACAAATTATATGGTGCAAAATATACTTTCTTTATTTATCTTTTCGGGTATTGGCATGAATATATCTAATACTATGCCTTATTGGTTTTATTTTGTATTGGCAATTTCGGTATTTACTATTCAGTTATTTCTAAGTAAATGGTGGCTTTCAAAATTCAACTATGGCCCAGTAGAATGGTTATGGAGAGTATTAAGTTATAGAAGAATTTTTCCGTTTAAAAAAGTAGAAGAGAGTCCCGTTTCTGTTGAAGTAAATTCAGATGTTGATCAAAAAAAGGAATCCATTTTAGAAACAGTAAAGTATTAG
- a CDS encoding Crp/Fnr family transcriptional regulator, translated as MNEILEYISKVTLLDTAASEEFLDAFEIRTFAKGDSILKGDQVCKHFYFIKSGLTKSHFYKDDKEFIMTFFKENMMFTEISSYLTEQPSKYMIMALEDTTVYSINKVKILSLCKKHHSLETLFSKLFSLATLGMMKRISEMLEEDATKRYKNFMSEKNEILQRISLGDLSSYLGITQVSLSRIRAKK; from the coding sequence ATGAATGAAATTTTAGAATATATAAGCAAAGTTACCCTACTTGACACAGCAGCAAGTGAAGAATTCTTAGATGCATTTGAAATTAGGACTTTCGCAAAAGGAGATTCCATTTTGAAAGGAGACCAAGTATGCAAACATTTCTATTTCATAAAATCAGGGCTTACAAAATCTCATTTTTACAAAGACGATAAAGAGTTTATCATGACTTTTTTTAAAGAGAATATGATGTTCACAGAAATTAGTAGTTACCTCACCGAGCAACCATCAAAATATATGATTATGGCTTTAGAGGATACAACAGTATATTCAATAAACAAAGTGAAGATACTATCGTTGTGCAAAAAGCATCATTCTCTTGAAACATTATTTAGTAAACTATTTTCATTAGCTACCCTAGGAATGATGAAACGCATTAGCGAAATGCTAGAAGAGGATGCTACCAAACGCTACAAAAATTTTATGAGTGAGAAAAATGAAATACTACAACGTATCAGCCTAGGTGATTTATCTAGCTATTTAGGTATAACACAAGTTTCATTGAGTAGAATTAGAGCCAAAAAATAA
- a CDS encoding carboxymuconolactone decarboxylase family protein → MESRMKNPASVLGVNPAIQSMMGSIYQSGISSELLEYVGLRVGQINNCELCIGETIVRAKENPVTRNRIEHVLSWRDSQVFNESEQAALELAEAITKLENKYESVSDELWFKVDKNFGDKEKAALVLFISVMNMFTRLNIVTRQLTPDWEN, encoded by the coding sequence ATGGAATCAAGAATGAAAAATCCGGCCTCAGTATTAGGCGTAAATCCAGCTATTCAATCAATGATGGGTTCAATATACCAAAGTGGTATATCTTCTGAATTACTTGAATACGTTGGTTTAAGAGTGGGGCAAATAAACAACTGCGAATTATGTATCGGTGAGACGATAGTAAGAGCCAAAGAAAATCCAGTAACAAGAAACCGAATTGAGCATGTATTGTCTTGGAGAGATTCACAAGTGTTCAATGAATCAGAACAGGCAGCACTAGAACTTGCCGAAGCAATTACCAAATTGGAGAATAAATATGAATCTGTTTCAGACGAACTTTGGTTCAAGGTTGATAAGAATTTTGGAGATAAAGAAAAAGCAGCTTTGGTGCTATTCATTTCTGTAATGAATATGTTTACTCGACTAAATATAGTAACTAGACAATTAACTCCTGATTGGGAGAATTAA
- a CDS encoding winged helix-turn-helix transcriptional regulator, with protein sequence MYERKTPLKNDCSIEKTLNIISGKWKPAILSELLKNNLIRLRDIQIGLPEASKRALTQQLGEMIEDGLIEKKDFDQFPKKTEYTITSLGMQLSPVFKELSKFGDKLK encoded by the coding sequence TTGTACGAACGAAAAACTCCACTAAAAAATGATTGTTCTATAGAAAAAACATTAAATATCATTTCTGGTAAATGGAAACCTGCAATATTAAGTGAACTTTTAAAAAATAATTTAATAAGATTAAGAGATATTCAAATAGGACTACCAGAAGCTTCAAAAAGAGCCTTAACACAACAGCTAGGCGAAATGATAGAAGATGGACTAATTGAGAAAAAGGACTTTGATCAATTCCCTAAAAAAACAGAATATACAATTACCTCTTTAGGAATGCAGCTTTCACCAGTTTTTAAGGAACTTTCAAAATTTGGAGATAAATTGAAATAG
- a CDS encoding flavodoxin family protein produces the protein MNLKGVIIQGSSRSNGNTNKIVSFVQKETSFDIIDLKSKQIGGFDYDSKNKDDDFLPLMEEIVNKYDTIIFATPVYWYSMSGIMKNFFDRIADCLKNEKEIGEKLQGKAMGMISCGSDSELKKGFEMPFVETANYLGMYYLGNVHTWVENEIISESLKKDLTIFIEEKINAVNSNAKN, from the coding sequence ATGAATTTAAAAGGCGTAATAATACAAGGCAGTTCAAGAAGTAATGGAAACACTAACAAGATTGTTTCTTTTGTCCAGAAAGAAACTAGTTTTGACATTATAGATTTGAAATCAAAACAAATAGGTGGATTTGATTATGATTCTAAAAATAAAGACGATGATTTTCTTCCTTTAATGGAAGAGATAGTTAATAAATATGACACCATAATTTTTGCAACTCCAGTATATTGGTATTCTATGAGTGGAATTATGAAAAATTTCTTTGACCGAATAGCAGACTGTTTAAAAAATGAAAAGGAAATTGGGGAAAAGCTTCAAGGAAAAGCAATGGGTATGATAAGTTGCGGCTCTGATTCGGAGTTAAAAAAAGGATTTGAAATGCCTTTTGTAGAAACTGCTAATTATTTAGGAATGTATTATTTGGGTAATGTGCATACTTGGGTGGAAAATGAAATAATTTCAGAATCTCTAAAAAAAGACCTAACTATTTTTATAGAGGAAAAAATAAATGCAGTAAATAGCAATGCAAAAAATTAA
- a CDS encoding MarR family winged helix-turn-helix transcriptional regulator translates to MMNFSEHLCFKTYAASRYIIGLYKPFLDEISLTYPQYLVMVVLWENGSMNISKIGEFLHLDNGTLTPLLKRMEKNGLLTRVRSSADERKILVSLTEEGTALKEKASHIPEAVQNCIGISSTKNAQLLSVLDELLSIQTTK, encoded by the coding sequence ATGATGAATTTTTCAGAACACTTGTGCTTCAAAACGTATGCGGCTTCACGATATATTATTGGTTTGTATAAACCCTTTTTGGATGAAATTTCACTGACTTATCCACAATATTTGGTGATGGTGGTTTTATGGGAAAACGGAAGTATGAATATTAGTAAAATTGGTGAATTTCTTCACTTAGACAACGGAACACTTACTCCCTTGCTCAAAAGAATGGAAAAAAACGGACTTCTAACAAGAGTTCGCAGCTCTGCTGATGAACGAAAAATACTTGTAAGTTTAACAGAAGAAGGAACTGCGCTCAAGGAAAAGGCTAGTCATATCCCCGAAGCCGTTCAGAATTGTATTGGTATTTCAAGCACAAAAAATGCCCAATTATTATCAGTTTTAGACGAATTATTATCAATCCAAACTACTAAGTAA